One Sediminicola sp. YIK13 DNA segment encodes these proteins:
- a CDS encoding inorganic diphosphatase produces MSTEEITSFDVLIEIPKGSRNKYEYDFKLKKVRYDRMIFSSMMYPADYGFVPETLALDGDPLDVLVLVTEPTFPGCVMEVKPIGVFHMTDEKGPDEKIICVPVSDPIWNKVTDLNELNPHLIKEIEHFFQVYKDLEKKKVDVGGWGDVNEAKEIVVKCIKRFADSDVPLRDVTIT; encoded by the coding sequence ATGAGTACAGAAGAAATAACATCGTTTGATGTTCTTATTGAGATCCCAAAGGGGAGTAGAAACAAATATGAGTATGATTTTAAATTGAAGAAGGTTCGTTACGACCGTATGATCTTTTCTTCAATGATGTATCCTGCCGATTATGGTTTTGTGCCAGAAACGTTGGCGTTGGATGGTGACCCCTTGGATGTTTTGGTTTTGGTGACAGAACCTACCTTCCCTGGATGTGTTATGGAAGTGAAGCCTATTGGTGTTTTCCATATGACAGATGAGAAAGGGCCAGATGAAAAAATAATCTGTGTTCCTGTTTCAGATCCTATTTGGAACAAAGTAACTGATTTGAATGAATTAAATCCACACCTTATTAAAGAGATAGAGCATTTCTTTCAAGTATATAAGGATCTGGAAAAGAAAAAAGTTGATGTTGGTGGATGGGGAGATGTCAATGAAGCCAAAGAAATTGTTGTGAAGTGCATCAAGCGCTTTGCGGATAGCGATGTTCCACTAAGGGATGTAACAATTACCTAG